One window of the Serinus canaria isolate serCan28SL12 chromosome 9, serCan2020, whole genome shotgun sequence genome contains the following:
- the GOLIM4 gene encoding Golgi integral membrane protein 4 isoform X1, producing the protein MGNGMCSRKQKRIFQTLLLLTVVFGFLYGAMLYYELQGQLRKAEATALKYQQHQESLSAQLQVVYEHRSRLEKSLQKERLEHKKAKEDFLVYKLEAQETLNKGRQDSNSRYSALSVQHQMLKSQHEELKKQHADLEEDHRKQGEEFSRTFSDHKERYLQLQQEKEQEISKLKESLYNLREENRQLRKAHQDIHTQLQDVKQQHKNLLSQHNELVVTLEDHKSALAAAQTQVEEYKQLKDTLKKIPSFQDVEKEEGGKEQQPEARGPSPQSRPPEPPAAGAEQQQQNEKPREGEEIKSQEQDRAEPFHVQGRAHENAKELNIQEQQEAGEDEEQRAEQMEEERKKELEEEEMEQAGQPEHLEEEQDQAPEEHEWKKQEQKEEETNMLGDHLHSEVTPTKRQKAAYEQQLEQQHLGAQRAEEAKQLRQQQESLHQQRLRGQLLRQQQLQERELQLQRQAEQGEKLFKNRLSQQAHYDNMDQDIVQGEEEQGIQEEEGAYEHDNQHQDEGEDDDQNNANEQQGAEHQAENQQADESKAAMEDVNPADDPNNQGEDEFEEAEQEREENLPEENEKHKETGQKPGHPGMEEHLVMAGNPDQQEDNVDEQYQEEGEEEVQEDLTEEKKRELEHNAEEPYGENEEAADEKNNRGTDQEQEMQEDNNQKAIHEENYEEEEEEEEGRAVAAKTRRRGEM; encoded by the exons ttgTGTATGAGCACCGGTCAAGATTagaaaaatcactgcaaaaggaaaggctggaacataagaaagcaaaggaag ATTTTCTTGTTTATAAACTAGAAGCACAGGAAACACTAAATAAAGGAAGG caagACTCCAACAGCAGATACAGCGCCCTGAGCGTGCAACACCAGATGCTGAAG AGTCAACACGAAGAACTGAAGAAACAGCACGCTGACCTTGAGGAGGATCACCGCAAACAGGGAGAGGAGTTTAGCAGGACATTCAGTGATCACAAGGAGAGATAcctacagctgcagcaggaaaaggagcaggagatcTCCAAGCTGAAGG AATCCCTGTATAACTTACGGGAGGAGAACAGGCAGCTGAGAAAAGCTCACCAAGACATTCACACCCAGCTGCAGGATGTCAAG CAACAGCATAAGAACTTACTGTCCCAGCACAACGAGCTTGTGGTGACATTGGAAGACCACAAGAGTGCACTAGCTGCTGCTCAG ACTCAGGTGGAGGAGTACAAACAGCTGAAGGACACActcaaaaaaatccccagtTTCCAAGatgtggagaaggaggaaggagggaaggagcagcagcccgAGGCGCGGGGCCCGTCCCCCCAGAGCCGCCCCCCGGAGCCCCCcgcagctggggctgagcagcagcagcag AATGAGAAGCcaagggagggagaagaaataaagagccaggagcaggacagggctgagcCTTTCCACGTGCAGGGAAGGGCTCACGAGAATGCCAAGGAGCTGAAcatccaggagcagcaggaggctggagaggatgaggagcaaCGGGCAGAGCAGATGGAAGAGGAACGCaaaaaggagctggaggaggaagaaatggagcaggcagggcagcctgagcacctggaggaggagcaggaccaAGCCCCAGAAGAGCACGAATGGAAAAAGcaggaacaaaaggaagaagaaaccaaCATGTTGGGTGATCACCTGCACTCAGAG GTAACACCAACAAAGAGGCAGAAAGCAGCTTAcgagcagcagctggagcagcagcaccttggagcgcagagagcagaggaggccaagcagctgaggcagcagcaggagtccctgcaccagcagaggctgagagggcagctcctgaggcagcagcagctccaggagagagagctccagctgcagagacagGCAGAGCAAGGGGAGAAACTCTTCAAAAACCGCCTCAG CCAACAGGCTCATTATGATAACATGGACCAGGACATTGTACAAGGGGAGGAAGAGCAAGGTAttcaggaagaggaaggag CTTATGAACACGACAACCAGCACCAGGATGAAGGTGAAGATGATGATCAGAATAATGCAAATgaacagcagggagcagaacaTCAGGCAGAAAATCAGCAGGCTGATGAATCA AAGGCAGCCATGGAAGATGTGAATCCTGCTGATGACCCCAATAATCAGGGAGAAGATGAATTTGAAGAAGCTGagcaagagagagaagaaaacctgcctgaggaaaatgagaagcaCAAGGAAACGGGTCAGAAACCAGGACATCCAGGAATGGAGGAGCACTTGGTG ATGGCAGGAAATCCTGACCAGCAGGAGGATAATGTGGATGAACAATAccaggaagagggagaagaagag GTGCAGGAGGACCTGACTGAAGAGAAGAAGCGGGAGCTGGAGCACAATGCTGAGGAGCCCTATGGGGAAAATGAGGAAGCT GCAGATGAAAAGAATAACAGAGGGACAGACCAAGAGCAAGAAATGCAAGAAGACAACAACCAGAAAGCAattcatgaagaaaattatgaggaggaagaggaggaggaggaaggcagagctgttgCAGCAAAAACTCGCAGACGAGGGGAGATGTAG
- the GOLIM4 gene encoding Golgi integral membrane protein 4 isoform X2, with the protein MGNGMCSRKQKRIFQTLLLLTVVFGFLYGAMLYYELQGQLRKAEATALKYQQHQESLSAQLQVVYEHRSRLEKSLQKERLEHKKAKEDFLVYKLEAQETLNKGRQDSNSRYSALSVQHQMLKSQHEELKKQHADLEEDHRKQGEEFSRTFSDHKERYLQLQQEKEQEISKLKESLYNLREENRQLRKAHQDIHTQLQDVKTQVEEYKQLKDTLKKIPSFQDVEKEEGGKEQQPEARGPSPQSRPPEPPAAGAEQQQQNEKPREGEEIKSQEQDRAEPFHVQGRAHENAKELNIQEQQEAGEDEEQRAEQMEEERKKELEEEEMEQAGQPEHLEEEQDQAPEEHEWKKQEQKEEETNMLGDHLHSEVTPTKRQKAAYEQQLEQQHLGAQRAEEAKQLRQQQESLHQQRLRGQLLRQQQLQERELQLQRQAEQGEKLFKNRLSQQAHYDNMDQDIVQGEEEQGIQEEEGAYEHDNQHQDEGEDDDQNNANEQQGAEHQAENQQADESKAAMEDVNPADDPNNQGEDEFEEAEQEREENLPEENEKHKETGQKPGHPGMEEHLVMAGNPDQQEDNVDEQYQEEGEEEVQEDLTEEKKRELEHNAEEPYGENEEAADEKNNRGTDQEQEMQEDNNQKAIHEENYEEEEEEEEGRAVAAKTRRRGEM; encoded by the exons ttgTGTATGAGCACCGGTCAAGATTagaaaaatcactgcaaaaggaaaggctggaacataagaaagcaaaggaag ATTTTCTTGTTTATAAACTAGAAGCACAGGAAACACTAAATAAAGGAAGG caagACTCCAACAGCAGATACAGCGCCCTGAGCGTGCAACACCAGATGCTGAAG AGTCAACACGAAGAACTGAAGAAACAGCACGCTGACCTTGAGGAGGATCACCGCAAACAGGGAGAGGAGTTTAGCAGGACATTCAGTGATCACAAGGAGAGATAcctacagctgcagcaggaaaaggagcaggagatcTCCAAGCTGAAGG AATCCCTGTATAACTTACGGGAGGAGAACAGGCAGCTGAGAAAAGCTCACCAAGACATTCACACCCAGCTGCAGGATGTCAAG ACTCAGGTGGAGGAGTACAAACAGCTGAAGGACACActcaaaaaaatccccagtTTCCAAGatgtggagaaggaggaaggagggaaggagcagcagcccgAGGCGCGGGGCCCGTCCCCCCAGAGCCGCCCCCCGGAGCCCCCcgcagctggggctgagcagcagcagcag AATGAGAAGCcaagggagggagaagaaataaagagccaggagcaggacagggctgagcCTTTCCACGTGCAGGGAAGGGCTCACGAGAATGCCAAGGAGCTGAAcatccaggagcagcaggaggctggagaggatgaggagcaaCGGGCAGAGCAGATGGAAGAGGAACGCaaaaaggagctggaggaggaagaaatggagcaggcagggcagcctgagcacctggaggaggagcaggaccaAGCCCCAGAAGAGCACGAATGGAAAAAGcaggaacaaaaggaagaagaaaccaaCATGTTGGGTGATCACCTGCACTCAGAG GTAACACCAACAAAGAGGCAGAAAGCAGCTTAcgagcagcagctggagcagcagcaccttggagcgcagagagcagaggaggccaagcagctgaggcagcagcaggagtccctgcaccagcagaggctgagagggcagctcctgaggcagcagcagctccaggagagagagctccagctgcagagacagGCAGAGCAAGGGGAGAAACTCTTCAAAAACCGCCTCAG CCAACAGGCTCATTATGATAACATGGACCAGGACATTGTACAAGGGGAGGAAGAGCAAGGTAttcaggaagaggaaggag CTTATGAACACGACAACCAGCACCAGGATGAAGGTGAAGATGATGATCAGAATAATGCAAATgaacagcagggagcagaacaTCAGGCAGAAAATCAGCAGGCTGATGAATCA AAGGCAGCCATGGAAGATGTGAATCCTGCTGATGACCCCAATAATCAGGGAGAAGATGAATTTGAAGAAGCTGagcaagagagagaagaaaacctgcctgaggaaaatgagaagcaCAAGGAAACGGGTCAGAAACCAGGACATCCAGGAATGGAGGAGCACTTGGTG ATGGCAGGAAATCCTGACCAGCAGGAGGATAATGTGGATGAACAATAccaggaagagggagaagaagag GTGCAGGAGGACCTGACTGAAGAGAAGAAGCGGGAGCTGGAGCACAATGCTGAGGAGCCCTATGGGGAAAATGAGGAAGCT GCAGATGAAAAGAATAACAGAGGGACAGACCAAGAGCAAGAAATGCAAGAAGACAACAACCAGAAAGCAattcatgaagaaaattatgaggaggaagaggaggaggaggaaggcagagctgttgCAGCAAAAACTCGCAGACGAGGGGAGATGTAG